The DNA region AGGGTGCATGTCTGAAGGATATACATATCCatcctcatcatcatcaacaGGATTGCTACTTTTATTGCCCATATATCCCCATCTTGCTGTAGATCTTATGTTTTCTTCAACAGATTTCTTATGTTGTTTGCTAGACTCTTTATCCTTTATCCATGCAATTACCTCCTTCTTAATATCTGGTGGTACTTCTTTGCACTTCTTTACACTCTTATGTGGATCAAATCCGGCCAAATGATACTTTAACCGTGTAATTCCACCACTTTGAAATGTGGATTCACAAAATGTGCATATTGTGCCATGCTTATTGCCTTCTATTGGATGAGCATATTTCCATGCCACATCAAGACCACCAGGCACACTAGCTTCACTCGGTCTACTACTACTTGCCATTTTTAATCTATCACacttaaatatattaaattaactcaCAATATCAAATTTATCATAAAAATAATACAGACCATGAGGGAGAGCCACATACCTGAAACAGCAGTCAAAGAGAACTTGCAAACAAGGAAAGAAGCTCACAaactaaataaaaattgaaaagctcgcagagaaagaagagaagtgAAGATTTGGTGCCCCAAAAAAAGTAAAACAGCCTCTGATTTAAAGAGGGATTCTCTCGTGATAACAATGGGAAGTTTTGGGGGTTGGGGGACAATGGTATATGGGCTTTGCAGACTTTATTTTATGGATTCCATTTGGATGATTCTCTGGCTTTGATGGAAATAAAGGTAGTCAGATTTTTTTGGAGGTATATGGGCAGTGCATTGCATATTGCCAATTGCCTGACTtcaaaaagtgaaaaagaaacaaccaaaaaacaaaacaaatattaaatgatAAAGAGTTCCACAAGAAGCTCAGACACATGTGCATCGTTTTCTTGCGGGTATTAAAGATATATTTGACCAGAAATTTAATATTTGGATTTGTGTATTTCTTTCTCTTCAGATAAGACACGTATGTCCCCTCAATTCATTGTGTATAGATTCTTTATAGTAATAATTAACGGATACTCCAAAAAATCTTTTGAATTGGATATTGCCAAAAGCTTTCACACATATCTAATCACTGCCCACATACCTCCAAAAAATCTTTTGGGTTTCAATTTGCttcaaaacttttgaatttttttgggttttgttatAGGTATCAAGAAATATCAAGAATATCAGCAAAATATTGAAGATATCGCATTTATCGGGGATATATCGTCGATATAGGGGAAGATATGGCCTAGTGTTAATAGAACTAACACTTTACATATTTACCCTCAGTAATGTTAAGAATTACATAGTCAAGTATAACAACTATACAGAAGAGAAAGAACATTACACCTATTATTTGATTACTCTTTACACCTCCTCAAGCTTAACTTGGCGTTAAAAGAACCTAGAGGAAGCTTGGACTGCAAATACTGAAATCTATGTTTTGTCAAAGCTTTAGTATGAATGTCTGCAAGTTGATCTTGACTGCAGACATATTGGACTTTGATCAAATGAACAAGAACAAGTTCTCTGATATAATGGTAATCAGTTTCGACATGCTCAGTTTAAGCATGGAAGACTGGATTTGATGCCAATGAGATTGCAGAGATGTTATCACATCATAAATCAAGAACTTTAAGTAGTGGTAGACCAATATCATTAAGAACTTTGCAAATCCAAGTGATTTCTGCAGCAGTGCGAGCTAATGACCTATATTCAGCTTCTGTGGAACTGTGAGCAACAATGGATTGCTCATTGGCACTCAAACTAATCAAATTGGATCCCAGAAAAATGCAATAACCATTTGTAGATCTTCTGTCAAATGGACAGCCAGCATAGTCAGTATCTGAGAAGGCAGAGAGATGAAATGAACCCTTTTTAAACCATAATTCTTGTGTGAGAGAACCTTAAACAAACCTTAAGATTCTTTTGGCTGCCTACAAATGAGTTTCCCTTGGAGCATGCATTAACTGACATACTTGATTAACTGCAAAGGATAAATCCGATCGAGTCCAAGTCATAAAGAAGTAACTTCACTCTTGGACTTCATCAAACAAACCTAAGTCATACGTGTGTAgttatcaataaaagtaacaaaccaatgaGCACCACCAAGTGTAGCAGTTGTagatggtccccaaacatcagaatgaatGATTATAAACGGGATTGAACTTTTATTCAAACTAGGCAGAAACGAAGTAAGATGACTTTTAGCCAtttcacaaacaccacatttaaagTTAGAAATATCATGCTTACCAAACAGGCTAGGAAACAGCCTCAGCAGATAGCCGAACAAAGCATGTCCAAGTCaacgatgccacaaccaaatctCCGAAGCTTTATTCCTATCCCCCAGATTTCCTTCCACTACAAGAGCTTAAGTCAACATTCAGGAACTGTTTGATGTCAGCTCCAAGTAGTAGAGCTTCCCTTTCctaataccataaccaatcgtcTTGCGAGTCCGAatgtccttaaaaacacaaaaagaagcCAAAAAATCATAAGACAATGCAGGACGACAGTTATTTGAGCAACAGATAATAAATTATAGTTAAGAGAAGGAACAACAAGTACAATATCAAGACTAGGGGTATCTGAAAGGGAAACGGTTCCCTCCTCAATAATAGAGGCATGATTACCATTGGCGACACTGACGACAATTTTGGTGGATGGTTTTAGGGTTTCGACCTGTCTAgaatcacaagtcatatgttcaGTAGCACCAGAATCGATTATCCATGTATTATTTTTAACAGATGCAGAAACCATTAAAGCCTTACCATCATTACTTGTATGTTCAAAATTTACCTTAGCTTTGACAATCAATGCACGTGACTTGTTACATCAGAGATCACGAGTcttattgtaacatcccacatcgcccagaggagtgatccttaaatgtatattcccatccctacctagcatgaggccttttggaagcttactggcttcgggttccataggaccataggaactccgaagttaagcgagtagcgcgcgagagcactcccatgatgggtgacccactaggaagttgctcgtgagttcccagaaacaaaatcgtgagggcgtggtcggggcccaaagcagacaatatcatgctacggtggtggagcgggctcgAGAAGTGGTCCGTCCCGGGCTAGGATGTGACACTTGTCCCAATTATCAGGATAGCCAATAAGCTCGAAACATCGATTTATCGAATGTCCTTTCAGGCTGCAATGAGGGCATGTGCTAAGCAGACTATAGGAGGAATCTCCAAGAGCATTGAGCCGGTGACTAATGGCCCAACTCTGTTCAGTTTGATCAGTTCGATTTGGATGAGCACTTGCCTGGACTGTCATTTCTCGGGGTGATCTGGATTTAACTTGATAAGGCCCAAGCTTCCAAAAAATAAGTCAAACTTGAAACCTAAACAAAACAATAGGatttaaacctaaaaaaaaatatcccgTGTGGgcctcaaaacaaaacaacttgtgggctaaaaaatttccttctttttttttttaggcaaAATACTATTTACTACCttcaagtttcatggttttcaacatttagtacatcaattttttttttatccctgagtcatacctaaagtgttaattttgggacagtcttatacatccgttagtcaaactgttaagtcttccgttaactgtgacgtggagCCCATGTGGACAacgactgggcgccacgtgtcatccacgtgaaaattaaaaataaattatttataaaataaataaatataataaaaatgtatatttaaaaaaaaaaaaaaaacttcatcttccccaaatcCCACCTTCCCATCACCCACCTTTTCGTCTTCCCCAAATCCCACCCGTGCCCACCTCTTCGTCCTCCTATCGCTCCTTTATCGGCCTCCACCCATATGTGCAAATCCAATCCTCTCCCTCCCTTAACCCCGACCcactcaatttaaaaaaaaaaataaaaaatgtttctgGGCAcaccttctccctcccttctctcatcCGCACACCCTCATCAGCCTGTCATCGTCCAATTCACCTGCTAAAAGGGCAAGTCCGTCCACGCCCACATCATCAAAGTCGGTCCCATATCTTGCGTATACATCGCCAACGCCGTCTTCAACTTCTACGCCAAATGCGGGGACTTGCCCGGACCTCACCTTGTATTTGACGCCATTTCCGACAAGGACGTCATCTCCTGGAACTCTCTCACCAATGGCTACTCCCAGCAGGGTCTTCGAGCCTCCTCTCTCATCGTTGTTGAGCTTTTCTGGCTCATGTGGGTGGAGAACGCGTTCCCCAGTGCGCACACTATTTCCGGCGTCTTCACGGGTCAGCAGTTCACTCATTTTGGAGACAGTGCTTCCAGGGTGTCGAGCTGGAGTTTCAGCGAGTACCCGGCATGATGAAGACCAAGGTTGGGTACACCCAGGGGTTTCTGCACAACCCGAGTTACGAGGACGTGTGTACTGGCACCACCCAGCATTCGGAGGTTGTGAGAGTGCAGTACGATCCTAAAGAGTGCAACTTTAAGAGCCTGCTCGATCTCTTCTGGTCCAGGCACGACCCCACCACACTCAATCGTCAGGTGCGTTGCtctaaattttggtaatttgtTGTGGGTTGGACGAGATCTGGTAATTGATGAGCAGGTAGACATTGAAGACGAAGATGATGATGCAGAGAACAATGGCGACGATGACGAGTGCGAGGTTGAAATCACCCATCGCGGAGACGTCGTTTCAGCTGCTCTCAAATCGAATCGGAGAGATCGAGAAGGGGAATCagaaattagggttagggatgTGAAATTACGCGTTCAAGTGATCGCAGATCTCTGTCGCTGGTCCGAAAAGGAGTAGAGCTGTTAAGGAAAGAGAAAGGGGGAAAATTGAGGGCTCGGTTCTAGTGAGGTGGTGAGGAAGGCGACGGGGGAGGCATAGTTTAGGTTGTGGTGGGTGAAGGAGAAgaacagctttttttttttttttttttttttttttgtaatttttaatttaattttttttatttttaatatccacATGGAACACttattgacacgtggcgcccaatcaCTGTCCACTTGAGCGCCATGTCATCATTTAACggaagacttaacagtttgactaacggatgtatgagaatgtcccaaaatttacactttaggtatgactctgggacgaaaaaaaattgatgtactaaatgttgaaaaccacgaaacttgaggATAGTAAATAGtcttttgccatttttttttcttttcatcttcTAGCGGTGCGGCTCAACCATTGCTTTTAGGAGAACAAAGATTTTGGCCGAGTAGGAGCCCTGTCAAGGAGTATCGACGATGACCAAAAAATAAGGGATAGCAGGTGAGGTTGGTTCGCGGTGCAGCAATTTGTGTTGCAGGTGGAGCGGGTATGAGTTGATGGTCATGTGCGTTCGGATAGTCAGACCTCGAGTCGGGTATTGTGCAATGGGACAAGTCGTCTGGGCTGTAATCCGTGCAATCCTTCACGGTTTTAGATCAGTATCAGAAGCAAACAGGCCAACTGGTCTGATAGTGTCACACAACAGAGTGAAACGATTAGACGGATTCGGGTCAGTAACGACGGCGTCGCtcgctgttttttttttccgaattCAGAGATGGTAGCAACGACAATAGTCGCTCGCTTATCAAGGACGGCGCATCAAACACGGCTGAGCCGCAGCAATGATATCGTagctaggattttttttttacttggctctgataccaagaaaaaaaatgctTGAATGATAATTTTATTCTTCTCAATAAGAGGTATTTATACAAGGTGTACAACCCTAATGTAATAGGAAGAAAACTAATAACACGAGATTACACGAAATTGatatcaattaggaatcctacctaa from Malus domestica chromosome 01, GDT2T_hap1 includes:
- the LOC114826418 gene encoding uncharacterized protein, which gives rise to MMKTKVGYTQGFLHNPSYEDVCTGTTQHSEVVRVQYDPKECNFKSLLDLFWSRHDPTTLNRQVDIEDEDDDAENNGDDDECEVEITHRGDVVSAALKSNRRDREGESEIRVRDVKLRVQVIADLCRWSEKE